ATAATATTAATATTATTGGTGTAATTGAAGCAGGAGTAAATGGTGTTATTAATAATAAAAGTAAAAATGTAGGTTTGATAGCAACAACAGCAACAGTAAATTCTAAAAAATATACACAAAGTTTAAATTTTGTTAATTCACAAATAAAAATAATAGAAAGAGCTTGCCCTTTATTAGTACCAACAATAGAAAATGGCAATATTAATGGTGCTTATATTAATGAATTAATAAATGAATATGTTAATCATATGAGTAAAGAAATTGACACCCTTATATTAGGTTGTACACATTATTCTATTTTAAAGGAAACAATAAAATCTCTTTATTCTAATATTAATATAATTGATCCTTCGGTTGAAATTGTAAAAATTATAAATAACAATAATTTAATAAAATGTAAAGATGAAAATTCTAAAACATTTTTCTATGTTTCAGGAAGTAAATTACAATTTGAAAATAATTTAAAAAATATTTTTTCAATTGAGTCCGATAATATTATCGAAGTAAAAGGAGAATAAAATGTACGAATATTTTGAGGGAATACTAAGTGTAAAAAATCTTAATTATGTTGTTATTGATATAAATGGAGTGGGGTATAAGATATATACTTCAATAAAAACATATGATAAACTTAAT
The genomic region above belongs to Streptobacillus moniliformis DSM 12112 and contains:
- the murI gene encoding glutamate racemase, with translation MSIGIFDSGMGGITVLNEIRKQYPKLDIHFFGDTARLPYGEKSKEEIIKYSTEIVEFLLTKEVELIVVACNTATSLALDEIKEKYNINIIGVIEAGVNGVINNKSKNVGLIATTATVNSKKYTQSLNFVNSQIKIIERACPLLVPTIENGNINGAYINELINEYVNHMSKEIDTLILGCTHYSILKETIKSLYSNINIIDPSVEIVKIINNNNLIKCKDENSKTFFYVSGSKLQFENNLKNIFSIESDNIIEVKGE